In Brachionichthys hirsutus isolate HB-005 chromosome 5, CSIRO-AGI_Bhir_v1, whole genome shotgun sequence, a single genomic region encodes these proteins:
- the uqcrfs1 gene encoding cytochrome b-c1 complex subunit Rieske, mitochondrial produces the protein MLSMAARFGGLSPYLQTTKHRVKNLVFPGAKELVRIAAPGGVCLAHTDVKIPDFTDYRRPEVLDPNKSSQESSDGRRLFSYLVTGATSVIGVYAAKTVVTQFVTSMSASADVLALSKIEVKLSGIPEGKNMTFKWRGKPLFVRHRTEKEIATEEAVNIGELRDPQHDKDRVINPRWMIVLGVCTHLGCVPIANAGEFGGYYCPCHGSHYDASGRIRKGPAPLNLEVPNYEFTDDDTIIVG, from the exons ATGCTGTCCATGGCCGCTCGTTTCGGGGGGCTGTCCCCTTACCTACAGACAACGAAGCACAGGGTTAAAAACCTGGTGTTTCCTGGAGCTAAGGAGTTGGTGCGCATCGCTG CTCCTGGAGGGGTTTGCCTTGCCCACACAGATGTCAAGATTCCTGACTTTACAGACTACCGTCGCCCTGAAGTTCTCGATCCAAACAAGTCCTCCCAGGAAAGCAGTGACGGGAGAAGGCTGTTCTCCTACCTTGTCACTGGAGCCACCTCTGTGATTGGTGTGTATGCAGCCAAGACGGTGGTCACCCAGTTTGTCACCTCGATGAGTGCATCAGCAGATGTCCTGGCCTTGTCCAAGATTGAAGTCAAGCTCTCTGGCATCCCTGAAGGCAAAAACATGACCTTCAAGTGGAGAGGGAAGCCCCTGTTTGTCCGCCACCGCACCGAAAAAGAAATTGCCACAGAGGAGGCTGTGAATATTGGGGAGCTCCGTGACCCCCAGCACGACAAGGACAGAGTGATTAACCCTCGCTGGATGATCGTTCTTGGTGTGTGCACCCATCTTGGTTGTGTACCAATTGCCAACGCTGGAGAATTCGGAGGATACTATTGTCCTTGCCATGGCTCGCACTATGATGCCTCAGGAAGAATAAGGAAGGGCCCTGCTCCTCTTAACCTGGAGGTTCCCAACTATGAATTTACTGATGATGATACAATCATAGTGGGATAA